The Diceros bicornis minor isolate mBicDic1 chromosome 18, mDicBic1.mat.cur, whole genome shotgun sequence sequence GAACAGGCTGCTTGGGAAATAGTGGGGAGAATTGCTAGTAAAGCTCCCCCGACCCCAAACACCCCAAACTTCTGGCCAGCAGCTCTAGTGAAAAGCTTACGGATTTCTGAGCCAGTTAGATTTGAGTTCAAACCCACCCTTTGCTAGTTGTGCAAGTTTCTCAGTCTCAGTCTCATCCTCTATTAAATGGGGGTGATTCTCGTTATAAGGTGTAACAAGGATTAATGAAATAATACAGGCAAGGAGACAAAGCCAAAATGTTCATAATTACGATTTCCTGATTACTACATGCCAGATACTGGGCTAAAaggtttatatatattatttcctttaatccaCAAGAAAGCTCTATGAAGCTGGTCTTATTCCAATCACCATTTTACACACGAGGCAACTGAAGTCGAGCAGGGCCACGAGCCTCGCTCACGGTCACAGCTATTAAGGGGGTGGAGAAGGAATTTGAACTCAAGGAGTCTACATGCAGAGCCCATGCTTTCAAGCCCTAAACTCTACTGTTCCAAGACCTTTAAGTAcattactttatttaatccttacaatagctTTATGGTAACCATTTATATTGGTGAAAAATACAGAAGTTCAGAGGTTAAACAATTTGATGTTCTACAAAGATCTGAAACCAGCCTGCTTGCCTGCAGGCTCTCGCTCTCTACTGTCAGGCTGTTGTCTAATTGTTATACTCTATGGAATGTCGTTCTGCCTCCTGATTTTGGATTAGACTTTAATCCCACTGCATACAAGGGATGGAAGGGCTACTATGCATGAtggagagaaatttaaaatgtagTTCCAATACCCTCTAACTCTTTGAAGAATTGAATCAGTGTCTGTGAGCCTCTCAATTGCCTCTATTTCTCTTTGCTGGTAGGACTCACAGAAAACATTGGGCTTCCCCTGCATCTGCTTGAAAAACATAACCCTTGGCCAGCCTATGTCACATATACCTCCCCAATGGTGAAAAGACTGATTGAGAAAGGCAAAGCTAGAGAGGTGGAATGCACGCAACCTCCGGAGGAAAGCCGACGGACATCGAGGCAGAACAAGTCTTTCAGCGTCATCCAGCTGAAAAGGAAAAAGTCATCCAAGTCCTCTGGCGACACGGTGTTCAAGGACACGAGATCAGAGAACATGTTATCGGTGTGGGGCACTTACTCTGCATCGGCCATGGGGCCCACCGTTATCCCAAAACCCACCCACTTTCGTATGGACTCCAGAGACAGTCCCACTGCAAACTATAACAAGATCATCTTCGCTCGAAAACCTATGATGAGGATGCTTCCGTACAGCTCACTCCTGGCCAGCAAGGAGAAACGTCCGAATGTTTAGCCGGGAGTCCCTGCAGCCATCCCCCAAGATTGTACAGCAATTAATCTCCATTTGCCACAAATTTCACTGTCTTTTATATTCGAACTCGCCCCTGCTTGTGCAGAGGTTGGCTGAGATAAACCAGATCAGAAAGTGGGCCCTGGGTGGGTGGGTGCACTCCCTCCAGCATCGCAGTCAGATGGGGTTGGGAAGCCCCAGGCTCCAGTTCCTGCCATAGGTGCTTAGGAGCTAACTGGGTGAATTAGTCCCGGGCCAGgcaggagacagaaatcacaccagttattttaccagaGATAACTtaatacaaagaattattaacCAAGTAACTGAAAAGGCAGCAAGAGAACACAAAAGTGTTAGTGGAGGAAGAAGCGGTTACCACCCCCAAGGCTGGGGGAACAAAGGGGAAGATATTGGATTTATTAAAAGTTAGATGCTTGGAGAAGGGGCATGTGGGCTGAATCTCAGACTTCTGAGGTGGGGGAGTGAGGATGCTCCTCAGCTGATGCTGGTATCTCTGAGCTGAGAGGAGAGTCCTTGTGGGGATGGTACCCCTGCCTCTGAGGAGAGGACTCTATTTGGCTGAAGTTGGTCTGTGAGTGTTGGGAAAACCGAAAACTGGACTCAAATGCTTCTGGAAGGAATTGGCACTGCCTGAATGAAGAAGCAGCTTCGCTAGAGGAAACAGACAGGGACTGAAAGCCAACAGAAGGTAAACAGGAAGCAAACCAGGAGCAAGTTCCTTCTTCCTCCTGCAGTCTCGCAGGCTCCCTCTATCGCCCCCTATGGGCAAAGCCCATCGGGGAGGAAAACAGGAAGGTGGTTTGCAGGGTCCCAACACCAGCATCTCAAAGCATAGTATATAAGGATGAACTTGAAGCCAGGACAAAATTAGCTTAATAACAAGCATGGTGGGATTCTGAGTGATCCCATCATAATGCTCCACTTGGCACCTGAACCTGGTATGGAGATGTTTTTTCCTTGGAGAGTTTACAAAGTGGCGACGGGTGTCCAGGTGTCCCCCGCTGAGAAAGGAAGATTTTCCCCCTACACTTCTTTAAGGCTTGCCTTGTGGAGCAGAGTTGTGGGGGGGAGGTCCTGGCTAGACCCCAGCTGTTACTTGTCAGACCACAGCTGGAATTAGTCCAGCCATGCTCTGAGCTGTTCCCAGTTGGCCCCAAAGCAAGTGATGGTAAACTCAGTCTCGAGGCAGACAGGCTTCGTCTTCAGACGCAAGGGGGCTCGATTACGATGCGCAGACCCAGCCAGTCTCATATTTGGGGTTTATCTAGTGAGCATGGCTCCATtggtggcttttcttttctttgacctCACCTGAGTTTCTCTGTTTATATTTGTGAAGCAGTTAATACGCATCCCGCTTCTCTCACAGAGATGTAGAGAATGTGATGTGCTAGTTGCTATAAATGCCATTTGAAGAAGTTGAATTTGCCCTACACATGCGTTCTCTCCATCCAAGAGTCTTGCAGAAGCTTTTGtactcactctggctgctgtg is a genomic window containing:
- the CDRT4 gene encoding CMT1A duplicated region transcript 4 protein, whose amino-acid sequence is MERIDARMVKKDKGLTENIGLPLHLLEKHNPWPAYVTYTSPMVKRLIEKGKAREVECTQPPEESRRTSRQNKSFSVIQLKRKKSSKSSGDTVFKDTRSENMLSVWGTYSASAMGPTVIPKPTHFRMDSRDSPTANYNKIIFARKPMMRMLPYSSLLASKEKRPNV